The following proteins come from a genomic window of Salvia hispanica cultivar TCC Black 2014 chromosome 4, UniMelb_Shisp_WGS_1.0, whole genome shotgun sequence:
- the LOC125220122 gene encoding E3 ubiquitin-protein ligase BAH1-like isoform X2, with protein MKFCKKYEEYMKAQGKKKLPGVGFKKLKKILKRCTKQPHHLDAALLTDLNLNNHTCPQHCSVCDGTFFPSLLEEMSAVVGFFNARARRLLQMHLSSGLSRCAIWFKAKLKGNHIKLTQEGRDLVTYAIINAIAMRKILKKYDKIHYSKQGQAFKSQAHSKHIEILQSPWLCELMAFHINLRASNSTSSRNSTALFEGCSLMLNDGKPSLCCELFDSVKLDIDLTCAICLETLFDPVSLACGHMFCYICACKAASVSVVDGLKAASHDQKCAICREDRVYEAPVRLEELHILLRKSCPEYWAERRKAEKRERVKQTKEHWESQCRLFTGI; from the exons AAGAAATTGCCTGGGGTTGGTTTCAAGAAACTCAAGAAAATCTTGAAAAGATGCACAAAACAGCCTCATCATTTAGATGCTGCTCTTCTTACTGATCTCAATCTCAACAATCATACTTGCCCACAGCATTGCTCAG TTTGTGATGGCACATTCTTCCCTTCCCTTCTTGAGGAAATGTCTGCAGTAGTCGGATTCTTCAACGCTAGAGCGCGGAGATTGCTGCAGATGCACCTCTCATCTGGCTTGAGCAGGTGTGCCATCTGGTTCAAAGCCAAGCTCAAAGGGAATCACATCAAGCTCACTCAAGAGGGCCGCGACTTGGTCACCTACGCCATCATCAACGCCATTGCAATGCGCAAAATACTCAAGAAATACGACAAG ATTCACTACTCCAAGCAAGGCCAAGCTTTCAAGTCACAAGCACATAGCAAGCACATCGAGATCCTCCAGTCGCCATGGCTCTGTGAGCTCATGGCTTTCCATATAAACCTCAGAGCGTCGAATTCTACCAGCTCAAGAAACTCCACTGCACTGTTCGAGGGATGCTCCCTCATGCTGAACGACGGGAAGCCCTCTTTGTGCTGCGAGCTCTTTGATTCGGTTAAGCTTGATATCGACTTGACCTGTGCCATATGCTTA GAGACGTTGTTTGACCCTGTCTCTCTTGCCTGCGGTCACATGTTCTGTTACATTTGCGCGTGCAAAGCTGCTTCAGTGAGCGTCGTGGATGGTCTCAAGGCAGCTAGCCATGATCAGAAATGTGCAATATGTCGCGAG GACCGAGTATACGAAGCTCCAGTGCGTTTGGAAGAGCTGCATATTCTATTGAGGAAAAG TTGCCCGGAATATTGGGCAGAACGACGTAAAGCAGAAAAACGAGAGAGAGTTAAGCAGACGAAGGAGCATTGGGAGTCCCAGTGCCGCCTATTCACAGGGATATGA
- the LOC125220122 gene encoding E3 ubiquitin-protein ligase BAH1-like isoform X1 produces the protein MKFCKKYEEYMKAQGKKKLPGVGFKKLKKILKRCTKQPHHLDAALLTDLNLNNHTCPQHCSVCDGTFFPSLLEEMSAVVGFFNARARRLLQMHLSSGLSRCAIWFKAKLKGNHIKLTQEGRDLVTYAIINAIAMRKILKKYDKIHYSKQGQAFKSQAHSKHIEILQSPWLCELMAFHINLRASNSTSSRNSTALFEGCSLMLNDGKPSLCCELFDSVKLDIDLTCAICLETLFDPVSLACGHMFCYICACKAASVSVVDGLKAASHDQKCAICREDRVYEAPVRLEELHILLRKSSCPEYWAERRKAEKRERVKQTKEHWESQCRLFTGI, from the exons AAGAAATTGCCTGGGGTTGGTTTCAAGAAACTCAAGAAAATCTTGAAAAGATGCACAAAACAGCCTCATCATTTAGATGCTGCTCTTCTTACTGATCTCAATCTCAACAATCATACTTGCCCACAGCATTGCTCAG TTTGTGATGGCACATTCTTCCCTTCCCTTCTTGAGGAAATGTCTGCAGTAGTCGGATTCTTCAACGCTAGAGCGCGGAGATTGCTGCAGATGCACCTCTCATCTGGCTTGAGCAGGTGTGCCATCTGGTTCAAAGCCAAGCTCAAAGGGAATCACATCAAGCTCACTCAAGAGGGCCGCGACTTGGTCACCTACGCCATCATCAACGCCATTGCAATGCGCAAAATACTCAAGAAATACGACAAG ATTCACTACTCCAAGCAAGGCCAAGCTTTCAAGTCACAAGCACATAGCAAGCACATCGAGATCCTCCAGTCGCCATGGCTCTGTGAGCTCATGGCTTTCCATATAAACCTCAGAGCGTCGAATTCTACCAGCTCAAGAAACTCCACTGCACTGTTCGAGGGATGCTCCCTCATGCTGAACGACGGGAAGCCCTCTTTGTGCTGCGAGCTCTTTGATTCGGTTAAGCTTGATATCGACTTGACCTGTGCCATATGCTTA GAGACGTTGTTTGACCCTGTCTCTCTTGCCTGCGGTCACATGTTCTGTTACATTTGCGCGTGCAAAGCTGCTTCAGTGAGCGTCGTGGATGGTCTCAAGGCAGCTAGCCATGATCAGAAATGTGCAATATGTCGCGAG GACCGAGTATACGAAGCTCCAGTGCGTTTGGAAGAGCTGCATATTCTATTGAGGAAAAG CAGTTGCCCGGAATATTGGGCAGAACGACGTAAAGCAGAAAAACGAGAGAGAGTTAAGCAGACGAAGGAGCATTGGGAGTCCCAGTGCCGCCTATTCACAGGGATATGA